A window of the Persephonella sp. genome harbors these coding sequences:
- the lpdA gene encoding dihydrolipoyl dehydrogenase: protein MEKYDVVIIGAGPGGTPAAEFLAKKRKKVLLIDERGKPGGECLFEGCIPSKILETSADYFYQTKKLDIFGIDIEGNIKINWKNVIKRKESILERRANTALKRLSQIENLTFKKGKGSFISENQIEIKKLDGSTETVEFEKAIIATGSSPFIPPIEGNGLDKVWTNRNIFDMEELPESILIVGGGPIGIEFGQMFNKLGVKIIIVELMERILMPVDEEFALILQDKIQKDGIQLHLKSLVKRIDFENGRFKVSFEKEGNLQTVEVEKVLIAVGRKPNIEGLNLEKVNVEYDKKGIITNEYYQTSNPDIYAVGDVIKQPKFQHLARNQGLSAARNILEGNKHTVNLDKLSWVLFSDPEIASAGLTEQQAKSRGIDYIIGKYPYQIDARAQIFDTDFGFLKFVVNKKNNQIIGIHIITEGASSLIGEASLIVANKLTLEQVANGIHPHPTLTESFELLAKNMLMQEVSQHV from the coding sequence ATGGAAAAATATGATGTAGTAATTATAGGTGCAGGGCCTGGAGGAACTCCAGCAGCAGAATTTTTAGCAAAAAAAAGAAAAAAAGTCCTGTTGATAGATGAAAGAGGAAAACCTGGTGGAGAATGTTTATTTGAAGGTTGTATTCCATCAAAAATTCTTGAAACCTCAGCTGATTATTTTTATCAGACAAAAAAATTAGATATTTTTGGAATAGATATAGAAGGAAATATAAAAATAAACTGGAAAAATGTAATAAAAAGGAAAGAAAGTATCCTTGAAAGAAGAGCAAATACTGCCCTTAAAAGACTTTCTCAAATAGAAAATCTTACTTTTAAAAAAGGCAAAGGAAGTTTTATTTCTGAAAATCAGATTGAGATTAAAAAATTAGATGGTTCAACTGAAACGGTAGAATTTGAAAAGGCAATAATCGCAACAGGTTCTTCCCCTTTTATACCACCAATTGAAGGAAATGGTTTAGATAAAGTATGGACAAATAGGAATATTTTTGATATGGAAGAGCTTCCAGAATCAATTCTTATCGTTGGTGGTGGCCCTATAGGAATAGAATTTGGGCAGATGTTTAATAAACTAGGCGTAAAAATTATTATTGTTGAGCTGATGGAAAGAATTTTAATGCCTGTTGATGAAGAATTTGCACTTATTTTACAGGATAAAATACAAAAGGATGGAATACAGCTTCATCTAAAATCCCTTGTGAAAAGGATTGATTTTGAGAACGGCAGATTCAAAGTATCATTTGAAAAAGAAGGAAATCTCCAAACAGTAGAAGTAGAAAAGGTTTTAATAGCCGTTGGAAGAAAACCAAATATAGAAGGTTTAAACCTTGAAAAAGTTAATGTTGAGTATGATAAAAAAGGAATAATTACAAACGAATATTATCAAACCTCAAATCCAGATATATATGCAGTTGGAGATGTTATAAAACAGCCTAAATTCCAGCACCTTGCAAGGAATCAGGGATTATCTGCTGCAAGAAATATCTTAGAAGGCAATAAACACACTGTTAACCTTGATAAACTATCATGGGTTTTATTCTCTGACCCAGAAATTGCATCAGCTGGACTTACAGAACAGCAAGCAAAAAGCAGAGGAATTGATTATATAATTGGCAAATACCCATATCAGATAGACGCAAGGGCACAGATATTTGATACAGATTTTGGATTTTTAAAGTTTGTAGTTAATAAGAAAAACAACCAGATAATAGGCATTCATATAATAACAGAAGGGGCATCTTCTCTTATTGGAGAGGCTTCCCTTATAGTTGCCAATAAATTAACTTTAGAGCAGGTGGCAAATGGAATACATCCACACCCTACACTAACAGAAAGTTTTGAGCTGCTTGCAAAGAATATGTTGATGCAGGAGGTTAGCCAGCATGTGTGA
- a CDS encoding aldolase — protein sequence MNFEVPSDVPKDKVNEYIKNMNEITGGSGRLMLFAGDQKVEHLNDDFYGEGIPLDDAHPEHLFRIASLAKIGIFATQMGLIARYGKKYPTVPYLVKINSKTNLVPYEIRDPISLAWYSFEQVLDFKEKSGLKIYGIGYTVYLGSEFEHKMLKQAAQLIYEAHQQGMVAVLWMYPKGKAIKDEHDPHLIAGAAGVANCLGADFVKLKVPYKEGHKSAEALKEAVLAAGNTGVLCEGGKKENPEQFLTELYEQIHIGGARGNGTGRNIHQNTLEDAIKMANAIYAITVENKTVEEALQILKGETL from the coding sequence ATGAATTTTGAAGTCCCTTCAGATGTGCCTAAAGATAAAGTTAATGAATATATAAAGAATATGAACGAAATCACCGGTGGAAGTGGAAGGCTTATGCTTTTTGCCGGTGATCAGAAAGTAGAACATTTGAATGACGATTTTTATGGAGAAGGAATTCCGTTAGATGATGCTCATCCTGAACATCTTTTTAGAATAGCCTCTCTTGCAAAAATAGGTATATTTGCAACTCAGATGGGATTAATAGCAAGATACGGCAAAAAATACCCCACGGTTCCTTACCTTGTAAAAATAAACTCAAAAACTAATCTTGTTCCCTATGAAATAAGAGATCCAATAAGCCTTGCGTGGTATTCATTTGAGCAGGTTTTAGATTTTAAGGAAAAGTCTGGACTAAAAATCTACGGTATTGGATATACAGTTTATTTAGGAAGTGAGTTTGAACACAAGATGCTAAAACAGGCTGCACAGCTTATCTACGAAGCACATCAACAAGGTATGGTTGCTGTTTTATGGATGTATCCAAAAGGAAAAGCCATAAAAGATGAGCACGATCCTCATCTGATAGCAGGTGCAGCAGGTGTTGCAAACTGCCTTGGAGCTGATTTTGTAAAACTAAAAGTTCCTTATAAAGAAGGACATAAATCTGCAGAAGCTTTAAAAGAAGCTGTTTTAGCTGCAGGAAATACGGGAGTTCTCTGTGAAGGAGGTAAAAAAGAAAATCCTGAGCAGTTTTTGACTGAACTTTATGAGCAAATACATATTGGAGGAGCAAGGGGAAACGGCACAGGAAGAAATATTCACCAAAATACCCTTGAAGATGCCATAAAAATGGCCAATGCAATTTATGCAATAACTGTTGAAAACAAAACAGTAGAAGAAGCTTTGCAAATTCTTAAAGGAGAAACATTATAA
- a CDS encoding plasma-membrane proton-efflux P-type ATPase: protein MAVVDEYKNKSVEETLIELGVDKNKGLSEEEVKKRLEKYGLNEIPEKEEPLWHRIFRRFWGPIPWMIEIAAILSASVQKWEDFTIIMILLFVNAGVDFWQEHKALSALKVLKQKLARKAIVLRDGVWKEIDAKYIVPGDIVKLRIGDIIPADMKLIEGDFILVDQSALTGESLPVTKKVGDVAYANSVVKQGEMVGVVVATGLNTYFGKTVKLVAQAEREQRSHLQEMVIKVGNFLIIITIFLVAIIILVGISRHESYIELLRFSLVLTVSAIPVALPAVLTVTMAIGALSLAKKQAIVSRLASIEEMSGMDILCSDKTGTLTKNQMTISIPFTVDGYKTEDVIFYAALASKEENKDPIEIPIFDWLKEHNLYDKLKEWKQIKFIPFDPVRKRTEAIVEHDGTQLLVAKGAPQVIIEMCDDSEFDKEVVYQKVEEFAQNGFRTLGVAYKKPDEPKFHFVGLIPLFDPPREDSKEAVEEAKRLGVEVKMVTGDNIAVARYIAKILGIGEKIYDIKQLRGETYEEYTVLAEVIAKAIYQKLSPHVTEKEAEKFAEEIAQLVEQELERRKLPAGIVKRHESEIIKIIEEANGFAQVFPEDKYFIVDKLQKAGHIVGMTGDGVNDAPALRKADCGIAVAGATDAARAAADIVLLAPGLKVIVDAIRISREIFRRMESYTIYRIAETIRIILFMTLSIVIFNFYPITALMIILLALLNDIPILTIAYDHEKASPKPQTWDMTEILVLSSWLGVAGVISSFTLYFLLVEYWKLPMDMIQSIIFTKLLVAGHNTIFNTRRKTWFWEKPWPSSTLFWATIGTSFIGTVIAVYGFDLITPIGWEWALFMWGYAMVWFLFNDAVKVFFFHVYRNKRFVFAKFPGFKKQLKSQVF, encoded by the coding sequence ATGGCTGTTGTTGATGAGTATAAGAATAAATCTGTAGAAGAAACACTAATAGAGTTAGGAGTTGATAAAAATAAAGGACTTTCTGAAGAAGAAGTTAAAAAACGCTTAGAAAAGTATGGGCTGAATGAGATACCAGAGAAAGAGGAACCTCTATGGCACAGGATATTCAGGCGTTTCTGGGGTCCTATTCCATGGATGATAGAAATAGCAGCCATCCTCTCTGCCTCTGTTCAAAAATGGGAAGATTTTACAATCATCATGATCCTCCTGTTTGTGAATGCAGGGGTTGATTTCTGGCAGGAGCATAAAGCACTTTCTGCTTTAAAGGTTTTAAAACAAAAGTTAGCAAGGAAAGCTATAGTTCTCAGAGACGGCGTATGGAAAGAAATAGATGCAAAATATATTGTTCCTGGGGATATAGTAAAACTCAGGATAGGGGATATTATTCCTGCTGATATGAAGCTTATAGAAGGGGATTTTATCCTTGTAGACCAGTCTGCCCTTACAGGCGAATCTCTTCCTGTTACCAAAAAAGTAGGTGATGTAGCTTATGCCAACTCTGTTGTAAAACAGGGTGAAATGGTTGGTGTTGTAGTTGCCACCGGACTTAACACATATTTTGGAAAAACTGTAAAACTGGTAGCACAGGCTGAGAGAGAACAACGCTCTCACCTTCAGGAAATGGTTATTAAAGTTGGAAACTTTCTTATTATTATCACAATATTCCTTGTGGCAATTATTATATTAGTTGGAATATCACGGCATGAATCCTATATAGAACTTCTTAGATTTTCCCTTGTATTAACGGTTTCGGCTATTCCGGTCGCACTGCCTGCTGTTCTTACGGTTACAATGGCAATAGGAGCCCTTTCCTTAGCAAAGAAACAGGCTATTGTCAGCAGGCTTGCCTCAATTGAGGAAATGTCTGGAATGGATATTCTTTGTTCCGATAAAACTGGAACCCTTACAAAAAATCAGATGACTATTTCTATACCATTTACGGTAGATGGTTATAAGACTGAAGATGTAATATTTTATGCCGCCCTTGCTTCAAAAGAAGAAAATAAAGACCCAATTGAAATTCCTATATTTGATTGGCTAAAAGAACACAATCTTTACGATAAACTTAAAGAGTGGAAACAGATTAAGTTCATTCCTTTTGACCCTGTCAGAAAAAGAACAGAAGCCATTGTAGAACATGATGGAACTCAATTATTGGTGGCTAAAGGTGCACCTCAAGTTATTATTGAAATGTGTGATGATTCAGAATTTGATAAAGAGGTTGTTTATCAAAAAGTAGAAGAGTTTGCACAAAATGGTTTTAGAACTTTAGGGGTTGCATATAAAAAACCTGATGAACCTAAATTCCATTTTGTAGGTCTTATTCCACTGTTTGATCCACCTCGGGAAGATTCAAAAGAGGCTGTTGAAGAGGCAAAAAGACTCGGCGTAGAAGTAAAAATGGTAACAGGTGATAACATTGCCGTTGCCAGATACATAGCCAAGATACTCGGTATCGGAGAAAAGATATACGATATAAAACAGCTTAGAGGTGAGACTTACGAAGAATACACAGTTTTAGCAGAAGTTATAGCAAAAGCAATTTATCAAAAACTAAGCCCACACGTGACTGAAAAGGAAGCTGAGAAGTTTGCAGAAGAAATCGCCCAGTTGGTAGAACAAGAACTTGAAAGAAGAAAACTGCCTGCCGGAATTGTTAAAAGACACGAATCAGAAATCATCAAAATTATTGAAGAAGCAAACGGTTTTGCACAGGTGTTTCCAGAGGATAAATACTTTATTGTGGATAAACTTCAAAAGGCAGGACATATCGTTGGAATGACTGGAGATGGTGTTAATGATGCACCAGCTCTCAGAAAAGCCGACTGTGGTATTGCTGTGGCAGGAGCTACTGACGCTGCAAGGGCTGCTGCTGATATTGTCCTTCTTGCACCTGGTCTAAAAGTGATAGTTGATGCAATCAGAATCTCAAGAGAAATTTTCAGAAGAATGGAATCTTACACTATTTATAGAATTGCAGAAACAATTAGAATAATCCTGTTTATGACTCTCTCCATCGTAATATTTAATTTCTATCCAATAACAGCTCTTATGATTATCCTTTTAGCTTTATTAAATGATATTCCTATTCTCACTATAGCTTACGACCATGAAAAAGCTTCTCCAAAACCACAGACTTGGGATATGACAGAAATACTAGTTCTTTCATCATGGCTAGGAGTAGCAGGAGTTATTTCTTCATTTACATTGTATTTCCTACTTGTAGAATACTGGAAACTGCCAATGGATATGATTCAGTCTATTATCTTCACAAAACTTCTTGTTGCAGGACATAACACTATTTTCAACACAAGAAGAAAAACATGGTTCTGGGAAAAACCATGGCCTTCTTCTACTTTATTCTGGGCCACAATAGGAACAAGCTTTATTGGAACGGTTATAGCTGTTTACGGATTTGACCTTATTACGCCAATTGGATGGGAATGGGCTTTATTTATGTGGGGATATGCAATGGTATGGTTCCTATTTAACGACGCTGTAAAAGTATTTTTCTTCCACGTTTATAGGAACAAAAGATTTGTATTTGCAAAATTCCCTGGATTTAAAAAACAACTTAAAAGCCAAGTTTTTTAA
- the ppsA gene encoding phosphoenolpyruvate synthase, with amino-acid sequence MDKKLVVWLKEVTMDDVPLVGGKNASLGEMINALSSKGVNVPNGFATTSEAYWYFLDYNNLKEKIKEALKDLDVNDVENLHRHGVKVRNLIRGGEFPPDLKEKILDYYHQLSKEYGQEYVDVAVRSSATAEDTEEASFAGQQETYLNIKGDEALLDAIKRCYASLFTDRAISYRETFGFDHFSVALSATVQKMVRSDKGSSGVMFTLDTESGFKDVVLITSIYGLGELIVGGAVTPDEFLVFKPTLQKGYKAIIEKKLGHKDKKMIYGEGEEKTKIVPVPLEQQKKFSLTDKEVLKLAKWGMLIEEHYSERNGRWTPMDIEWAKDGELNELFVVQARPETVHSRKDRTKIKVYKITEPPEERRKKVLVTGIAVGSKIASGKVKILMSPEEGENFEEGDVLVTDMTDPDWEPIMKKAAAIVTNRGGRTCHAAIVARELGVPAVVGTHNATEVLKDGQLVTVSCAEGDTGYVYEGKIEYEEEEFDLTKLPKTKTPIMMNIATPENAFMYSFFPNAGVGLAREEFIINNYIGIHPNALLHFEEIKEKDPHLAREIEVRTFGYNSCTQFYVDKLSYGIAKIAAAFYPKPVIVRFSDFKSNEYANLLGGHYFEPKEENPMLGWRGASRYYSPEFKDAFGLECKAIKKVREEMGLDNVITMIPFCRTVEEGKKVEEVMNEYGLKRGENGLQVYVMTEIPSNVILLEKFAQYFDGFSIGSNDLTQLTLGLDRDSNLVAHLYDERNEAVKEMVAMAIHKAKKVGRKIGICGQAPSDHPDFAQFLVEQGIDTISINPDAIIKTTLAVYEIEKKLGMHNE; translated from the coding sequence ATGGATAAAAAATTAGTTGTCTGGCTAAAAGAAGTTACAATGGATGATGTCCCACTGGTAGGGGGTAAAAATGCTTCCCTTGGGGAAATGATTAATGCCCTATCTTCAAAAGGTGTAAATGTCCCTAATGGTTTTGCCACCACCTCAGAAGCTTACTGGTATTTCCTTGATTACAACAATCTCAAAGAAAAAATTAAAGAAGCATTAAAAGACCTTGATGTAAATGACGTAGAAAATCTCCACAGACATGGTGTAAAGGTTAGAAATCTTATAAGGGGAGGAGAATTTCCTCCAGACCTAAAAGAAAAAATTCTTGATTATTACCATCAGTTAAGCAAAGAATACGGTCAGGAATACGTTGATGTTGCCGTTCGTTCATCTGCAACTGCAGAAGACACAGAAGAAGCATCATTTGCAGGACAGCAAGAAACATATCTAAACATCAAAGGAGATGAAGCCCTTTTAGATGCAATTAAAAGATGCTATGCGTCTCTTTTCACAGACAGGGCTATTTCATACAGAGAAACATTTGGATTTGACCATTTTTCTGTAGCTCTTTCAGCAACAGTTCAAAAAATGGTTCGTTCAGACAAAGGTTCTTCAGGTGTTATGTTCACATTAGATACTGAAAGTGGATTTAAAGACGTTGTTCTCATTACATCAATATACGGATTAGGGGAACTTATAGTAGGCGGTGCCGTTACACCTGATGAATTCCTTGTATTCAAACCAACTCTCCAAAAAGGCTATAAAGCAATAATTGAGAAAAAATTAGGACACAAAGATAAAAAGATGATTTACGGGGAAGGAGAGGAAAAAACAAAAATAGTTCCTGTTCCTTTAGAACAACAGAAAAAATTTTCCCTTACAGATAAAGAAGTCCTTAAACTTGCCAAATGGGGAATGCTTATTGAAGAGCATTACTCAGAAAGAAATGGCAGATGGACTCCTATGGATATAGAATGGGCAAAAGATGGGGAATTAAATGAATTATTTGTAGTTCAGGCAAGACCTGAAACAGTTCATTCAAGAAAAGATCGGACAAAAATCAAAGTCTATAAAATCACCGAACCACCTGAAGAAAGAAGAAAAAAAGTTCTCGTTACAGGTATTGCTGTAGGAAGCAAAATAGCTTCAGGAAAAGTAAAAATCCTTATGTCTCCGGAAGAAGGGGAAAATTTTGAGGAAGGCGATGTTTTAGTCACAGATATGACAGATCCAGATTGGGAACCAATAATGAAAAAGGCAGCAGCTATTGTTACAAATAGAGGAGGAAGAACTTGCCACGCTGCAATTGTTGCAAGGGAACTTGGAGTTCCTGCTGTTGTCGGAACCCATAACGCAACAGAAGTTTTAAAAGATGGTCAGCTGGTCACCGTTTCCTGTGCAGAAGGAGATACCGGATACGTATATGAAGGAAAAATAGAATATGAAGAAGAAGAGTTTGACCTTACAAAACTTCCTAAAACAAAAACTCCAATAATGATGAATATTGCTACCCCTGAAAATGCATTTATGTATTCATTCTTCCCAAATGCAGGGGTGGGTCTTGCAAGGGAGGAATTTATTATAAACAACTATATTGGAATTCACCCTAACGCATTACTGCACTTTGAAGAAATTAAAGAAAAAGACCCTCATCTTGCAAGAGAAATAGAAGTTAGAACCTTTGGATATAATAGCTGCACCCAATTTTATGTGGATAAACTTTCCTATGGTATAGCAAAAATTGCAGCTGCATTTTATCCAAAGCCAGTGATAGTTAGATTTTCAGATTTTAAATCAAACGAGTATGCAAATCTATTAGGTGGACATTATTTTGAGCCAAAAGAAGAAAACCCAATGCTTGGATGGAGAGGAGCCTCAAGGTATTATTCTCCGGAATTTAAAGACGCCTTTGGTCTTGAGTGCAAAGCTATTAAGAAGGTTAGGGAGGAAATGGGACTGGACAATGTAATAACGATGATACCTTTCTGTAGAACAGTAGAGGAAGGTAAAAAAGTAGAAGAAGTTATGAATGAATACGGCCTTAAAAGAGGAGAAAATGGTCTGCAGGTTTACGTAATGACAGAAATACCATCTAACGTAATTCTCCTTGAAAAATTTGCCCAGTATTTTGACGGATTTTCAATTGGCTCAAATGATTTAACACAGTTAACCCTGGGTCTTGATAGGGACTCAAACCTTGTAGCCCATTTATATGATGAAAGAAATGAAGCCGTTAAAGAAATGGTAGCGATGGCAATTCACAAAGCCAAAAAAGTAGGAAGAAAAATTGGTATATGTGGACAGGCACCATCAGACCATCCGGATTTTGCCCAGTTTCTTGTTGAACAGGGAATAGACACAATATCTATCAATCCAGACGCAATAATCAAAACAACCCTTGCTGTATATGAAATAGAAAAAAAACTTGGAATGCATAATGAATAA